Proteins found in one Zea mays cultivar B73 chromosome 1, Zm-B73-REFERENCE-NAM-5.0, whole genome shotgun sequence genomic segment:
- the LOC103644867 gene encoding uncharacterized ATP-dependent helicase C29A10.10c isoform X1 has product MGSRERMLFDLNKLPAEVEEEAAAVVPNESAVVVSQEAAVVASQAAVVVSQPQKSLPVPMTYAPSLFQPGGGSQSQGILNDNNAFKHASIGSGFQPFVKNNKDSNNTKEPMKVEDNQNSSIQSTAMVNNRTTDSASPKAETCNQVSQAVEREEGECFDADSISENAGSSNKDEITGTASTHLKKESQESEPHLIKSGGVTKDDTAAECSDAEMVDASKDLVHGSSTGSENMQISECKGNQPGDDLDPCNRSKDVKGVEANYAFRFASNPAKRPKLNEHKEAMLGKKRARQTVFIGVEDAKQAGTMKTTTPRRQSSFPAPIVTRTVKEASRGIGEKAAEKQNQQAIRDQRQPEMMGSERSNSVDPSDQHTEPNGDTELGTQGWSKKMNTEEPASDGYQHPAQRQASLKQTMDFKQPKGRPFSSQRTILTGQNNADQKPANKRSIISKKKTFLNNVQYQDSSIERLIREVTNDKFWHNPEEAELECVPGSFESAEEYIRVFEPLLFEECRAQLYSSYEESLEAVGRDAHVAVQVKTVDKRERGWYDVVVLPIHERKWNFKEGDVAILSFPHPGSAAQSGRSSRRTMSSNEDSEPECGRLVGTVRRHMPIDTRDPVGAVIHFYLGDSFDSNCSESNVLRKLQSQSTWYLTGLGSLATTQREYVALHAFRRLSVLMQNAILQPSPEHFPKYQEQPPAIPDCFTPNFVDHLHRSFNGPQLSAIHWAATHTAAGTSNGVVKKQEPWPFTLVQGPPGTGKTHTVWGMLNVIHLVQYQHYYAALLKKLAPESYKQVSGSTSTSLETVAAGSIDELLQSMDQNLFRTLPKLCPKPRMLVCAPSNAATDELLARVLDRGFIDGEMKVYRPDVARVGVDSQSRAAQVVSVERRTDQLLLMGREDVIGWLHQLKGREQQLSQEISYLQRELNMVAAAGRSQGSVGVDPDVLAQRDRNRDILLQKLAASVESRDKVLVEMSQLLILESRFRPGSSFNIEDARASLEASFANEAEIVFTTVSSSGRKLFSRLSHGFDMVVIDEAAQASEVGVLPPLALGAARCVLVGDPQQLPATVISKAAGTLLYSRSLFERFQQAGCPTILLSVQYRMHPQIREFPSKYFYQGRLTDSESVVKLPDEAYYRDALMAPYIFYDMSHGRESHRGGSSSYQNIHEAQFALRLYEHLQKFLKANGAKKVSVGIITPYKLQLKCLQREFKDVMNTEEGKDIYINTVDAFQGQERDIIIMSCVRASNHGVGFVADIRRMNVALTRARRALWVVGNANALMQSEDWASLIADAKARKCFMDLDSIPKDFLPMRVPSNTPGRNSSNNIRRTGGGPRPRRLDMFSEPRAGMNMRPDEYERLNSVPRNGSYRNLDDFVHPGDRSRDNMQFGHPRRPNASNGRREV; this is encoded by the exons ATGGGTTCTCGAGAAAGGATGTTATTTGACCTTAACAAACTCCCAGCAGAagttgaagaagaagctgctgctgtCGTACCAAATGAATCTGCTGTTGTTGTGTCACAAGAAGCTGCTGTTGTCGCGTCACAAGCTGCTGTTGTTGTGTCACAACCTCAGAAATCCCTCCCTGTTCCAATGACGTATGCCCCATCATTGTTTCAGCCAGGGGGAGGATCACAGTCACAGGGGATATTGAACGATAATAATGCCTTCAAGCATGCATCCATTGGATCTGGCTTTCAGCCCTTTGTGAAGAACAACAAAGATTCAAACAATACAAAGGAGCCGATGAAGGTGGAAGATAATCAGAATTCTAGTATACAATCAACGGCCATGGTAAACAATCGAACCACTGATAGTGCTTCTCCTAAGGCTGAAACTTGCAATCAGGTGTCACAAGCCGttgaaagagaagaaggagaatgcTTTGATGCAGATAGCATTTCTGAAAATGCAGGGAGTAGCAACAAAGATGAGATCACTGGTACGGCAAGCACTCATTTGAAGAAAGAATCCCAAGAGAGCGAGCCCCATCTCATTAAATCTGGTGGTGTGACTAAAGATGATACTGCTGCTGAATGTAGTGATGCTGAAATGGTTGATGCGTCTAAAGATCTGGTTCATGGTTCTTCTACAGGATCAGAGAACATGCAAATTTCTGAATGTAAAGGAAATCAGCCTGGTGATGATCTAGATCCTTGCAACAGGTCAAAGGATGTTAAAGGAGTGGAAGCCAATTATGCGTTTAGGTTTGCGAGCAATCCCGCAAAGAGACCCAAGTTAAATGAACACAAAGAGGCCATGCTTGGCAAAAAACGAGCTAGGCAAACCGTCTTCATCGGTGTAGAGGATGCGAAACAAGCTGGTACTATGAAGACGACAACGCCCAGGAGGCAGTCGTCCTTTCCAGCACCGATTGTTACACGTACTGTGAAGGAAGCTTCTCGTGGTATTGGTGAAAAGGCTGCagaaaaacaaaatcagcaaGCAATCAGAGATCAGAGACAACCTGAAATGATGGGATCAGAACGAAGCAATTCTGTAGATCCTAGTGACCAACACACTGAACCCAATGGTGACACTGAGTTGGGTACCCAGGGCTGGTCAAAGAAAATGAatacagaagagccagcctcagaTGGTTATCAGCATCCTgcccaaagacaagcttcattaAAGCAAACCATGGACTTCAAGCAGCCAAAGGGCCGACCATTCTCTTCCCAAAGAACAATTCTAACAGGGCAAAACAATGCTGATCAGAAGCCAGCCAACAAAAGGTCTATTATTTCTAAAAAGAAAACTTTTTTAAACAATGTACAGTATCAGGACTCATCTATTGAGCGACTTATAAGGGAAGTGACAAACGACAAGTTCTGGCATAATCCAG AGGAGGCTGAACTTGAGTGTGTTCCTGGAAGTTTTGAATCTGCTGAGGAGTACATTAGAGTTTTTGAGCCTTTGCTTTTTGAGGAATGCAGAGCTCAGCTTTATAGTTCGTATGAGGAGAGTCTTGAGGCTGTGGGAAGGGATGCACATGTAGCGGTGCAAGTAAAAACCGTGGATAAACGTGAAAGAG GTTGGTATGATGTTGTCGTCCTACCGATACATGAACGTAAATGGAATTTCAAAGAAGGCGATGTTGCTATTCTGTCGTTTCCACATCCTGGTTCAG CTGCTCAATCAGGCCGATCTAGTAGGAGGACTATGAGTTCAAATGAGGATTCTGAACCAGAATGTGGACGGCTTGTCGGTACTGTTAGGCGCCACATGCCTATTGATACACGTGATCCTGTTGGAGCTGTTATCCATTTTTATCTTGGTGATTCATTTGATTCTAACTG CAGTGAGTCTAATGTTCTGCGGAAACTCCAATCTCAGAGTACCTGGTATCTAACTGGACTTGGTTCTCTTGCAACAACACAAAGAGAATATGTTGCTTTGCACGCTTTCCGCCGTCTTAGTGTGCTG ATGCAAAATGCAATACTTCAGCCAAGTCCAGAGCATTTCCCGAAGTATCAAGAGCAACCACCTGCCATTCCAGACTGCTTCACCCCAAATTTTGTTGATCATCTGCATCGTAGTTTCAATGGTCCTCAATTGTCGGCAATTCATTGGGCTGCAACACATACAGCTGCTGGCACAAGCAATGGTGTTGTAAAGAAACAAGAACCATGGCCTTTCACGTTGGTACAAGGTCCTCCTGGGACAGGGAAAACTCATACTGTGTGGGGGATGCTAAATGTTatccatcttgttcagtatcaacaTTACTATGCTGCTTTACTCAAGAAGCTTGCTCCTGAAAGTTACAAGCAAGTTAGTGGTAGCACTAGTACCAGCTTGGAGACTGTTGCGGCAGGGTCAATTGATGAACTACTGCAGAGCATGGATCAGAATCTGTTTCGCACTCTTCCAAAGCTTTGCCCTAAGCCTCGGATGCTTGTATGTGCCCCATCAAATGCTGCAACAGATGAGCTACTTGCTCGTGTTCTTGACCGTGGTTTTATAGATGGTGAAATGAAGGTATATCGCCCTGATGTTGCCCGTGTTGGAGTTGATTCACAGTCTCGTGCTGCACAAGTTGTTTCAGTTGAAAGGAGGACAGATCAGCTTTTACTGATGGGTCGTGAAGACGTAATTGGGTGGCTACATCAGCTGAAAGGCCGTGAGCAGCAGCTATCACAGGAGATTTCCTATCTTCAAAGGGAACTCAATATGGTTGCAGCGGCTGGTAGATCCCAGGGTTCAGTAGGTGTAGATCCTGATGTTCTTGCTCAAAGGGATCGTAACCGTGATATTCTTCTTCAGAAACTTGCTGCGTCAGTTGAAAGCAGGGATAAAGtactggtggagatgtcacagctGCTGATATTAGAAAGCAGGTTCCGTCCTGGCAGCAGCTTTAATATTGAAGATGCTAGGGCTAGTCTGGAAGCCAGTTTTGCCAATGAAGCTGAGATTGTTTTTACAACTGTGTCAAGTAGCGGGCGTAAGTTATTTTCTCGCCTGAGTCATGGCTTTGATATGGTTGTTATTGATGAGGCTGCTCAGGCTAGTGAAGTAGGAGTCCTCCCTCCATTGGCTCTTGGTGCAGCTAGATGTGTCCTGGTTGGTGATCCACAACAACTCCCTGCTACTGTTATTAGCAAAGCAGCTGGAACTTTGCTTTACAGTAGGAGTCTTTTCGAGAGGTTTCAGCAGGCTGGTTGTCCTACCATTTTGTTGTCAGTGCAATACAGGATGCATCCCCAGATCCGTGAATTTCCATCAAAATACTTCTATCAAGGTCGCCTTACAGATAGTGAGAGTGTTGTTAAATTACCTGATGAAGCCTATTACAGAGATGCACTTATGGCACCTTATATCTTTTACGACATGTCACATGGCCGTGAGTCTCATAGGGGTGGGTCATCTTCATATCAGAATATTCATGAAGCGCAGTTTGCATTGCGTTTATATGAGCACCTTCAGAAGTTTCTGAAAGCTAATGGTGCCAAGAAGGTTTCTGTTGGTATAATCACACCAtataagttgcagttgaaatgcctTCAGCGGGAATTCAAGGATGTTATGAATACTGAGGAAGGGAAGGATATCTACATAAATACAGTTGATGCTTTTCAAGGCCAGGAGCGTGATATCATTATTATGTCTTGTGTCCGTGCTTCAAACCATGGTGTAGGTTTTGTCGCTGATATACGTCGTATGAATGTAGCTCTAACTCGAGCAAGGAGAGCTCTATGG GTTGTTGGTAATGCTAATGCTCTCATGCAGTCTGAGGATTGGGCATCACTAATAGCGGATGCAAAGGCCAGGAAATGTTTTATGGACCTGGATAGCATTCCCAAGGACTTCTTACCCATGAGGGTTCCATCCAATACTCCAGGTAGGAATTCTTCCAACAACATCCGGAGGACTGGTGGTGGACCTAGACCAAGACGCTTGGACATGTTCTCAGAACCAAGGGCTGGTATGAACATGAGGCCTGATGAATATGAGCGTCTGAATTCTGTTCCAAGAAATGGTAGCTACAGGAATTTGGATGATTTTGTCCACCCTGGAGATCGCTCCAGGGATAATATGCAGTTTGGACATCCTAGGAGGCCAAATGCTTCTAATGGTAGGAGAGAAGTCTAA
- the LOC103644867 gene encoding uncharacterized ATP-dependent helicase C29A10.10c isoform X2: protein MGSRERMLFDLNKLPAEVEEEAAAVVPNESAVVVSQEAAVVASQAAVVVSQPQKSLPVPMTYAPSLFQPGGGSQSQGILNDNNAFKHASIGSGFQPFVKNNKDSNNTKEPMKVEDNQNSSIQSTAMVNNRTTDSASPKAETCNQVSQAVEREEGECFDADSISENAGSSNKDEITGTASTHLKKESQESEPHLIKSGGVTKDDTAAECSDAEMVDASKDLVHGSSTGSENMQISECKGNQPGDDLDPCNRSKDVKGVEANYAFRFASNPAKRPKLNEHKEAMLGKKRARQTVFIGVEDAKQAGTMKTTTPRRQSSFPAPIVTRTVKEASRGIGEKAAEKQNQQAIRDQRQPEMMGSERSNSVDPSDQHTEPNGDTELGTQGWSKKMNTEEPASDGYQHPAQRQASLKQTMDFKQPKGRPFSSQRTILTGQNNADQKPANKRSIISKKKTFLNNVQYQDSSIERLIREVTNDKFWHNPEEAELECVPGSFESAEEYIRVFEPLLFEECRAQLYSSYEESLEAVGRDAHVAVQVKTVDKRERGWYDVVVLPIHERKWNFKEGDVAILSFPHPGSAAQSGRSSRRTMSSNEDSEPECGRLVGTVRRHMPIDTRDPVGAVIHFYLGDSFDSNCESNVLRKLQSQSTWYLTGLGSLATTQREYVALHAFRRLSVLMQNAILQPSPEHFPKYQEQPPAIPDCFTPNFVDHLHRSFNGPQLSAIHWAATHTAAGTSNGVVKKQEPWPFTLVQGPPGTGKTHTVWGMLNVIHLVQYQHYYAALLKKLAPESYKQVSGSTSTSLETVAAGSIDELLQSMDQNLFRTLPKLCPKPRMLVCAPSNAATDELLARVLDRGFIDGEMKVYRPDVARVGVDSQSRAAQVVSVERRTDQLLLMGREDVIGWLHQLKGREQQLSQEISYLQRELNMVAAAGRSQGSVGVDPDVLAQRDRNRDILLQKLAASVESRDKVLVEMSQLLILESRFRPGSSFNIEDARASLEASFANEAEIVFTTVSSSGRKLFSRLSHGFDMVVIDEAAQASEVGVLPPLALGAARCVLVGDPQQLPATVISKAAGTLLYSRSLFERFQQAGCPTILLSVQYRMHPQIREFPSKYFYQGRLTDSESVVKLPDEAYYRDALMAPYIFYDMSHGRESHRGGSSSYQNIHEAQFALRLYEHLQKFLKANGAKKVSVGIITPYKLQLKCLQREFKDVMNTEEGKDIYINTVDAFQGQERDIIIMSCVRASNHGVGFVADIRRMNVALTRARRALWVVGNANALMQSEDWASLIADAKARKCFMDLDSIPKDFLPMRVPSNTPGRNSSNNIRRTGGGPRPRRLDMFSEPRAGMNMRPDEYERLNSVPRNGSYRNLDDFVHPGDRSRDNMQFGHPRRPNASNGRREV from the exons ATGGGTTCTCGAGAAAGGATGTTATTTGACCTTAACAAACTCCCAGCAGAagttgaagaagaagctgctgctgtCGTACCAAATGAATCTGCTGTTGTTGTGTCACAAGAAGCTGCTGTTGTCGCGTCACAAGCTGCTGTTGTTGTGTCACAACCTCAGAAATCCCTCCCTGTTCCAATGACGTATGCCCCATCATTGTTTCAGCCAGGGGGAGGATCACAGTCACAGGGGATATTGAACGATAATAATGCCTTCAAGCATGCATCCATTGGATCTGGCTTTCAGCCCTTTGTGAAGAACAACAAAGATTCAAACAATACAAAGGAGCCGATGAAGGTGGAAGATAATCAGAATTCTAGTATACAATCAACGGCCATGGTAAACAATCGAACCACTGATAGTGCTTCTCCTAAGGCTGAAACTTGCAATCAGGTGTCACAAGCCGttgaaagagaagaaggagaatgcTTTGATGCAGATAGCATTTCTGAAAATGCAGGGAGTAGCAACAAAGATGAGATCACTGGTACGGCAAGCACTCATTTGAAGAAAGAATCCCAAGAGAGCGAGCCCCATCTCATTAAATCTGGTGGTGTGACTAAAGATGATACTGCTGCTGAATGTAGTGATGCTGAAATGGTTGATGCGTCTAAAGATCTGGTTCATGGTTCTTCTACAGGATCAGAGAACATGCAAATTTCTGAATGTAAAGGAAATCAGCCTGGTGATGATCTAGATCCTTGCAACAGGTCAAAGGATGTTAAAGGAGTGGAAGCCAATTATGCGTTTAGGTTTGCGAGCAATCCCGCAAAGAGACCCAAGTTAAATGAACACAAAGAGGCCATGCTTGGCAAAAAACGAGCTAGGCAAACCGTCTTCATCGGTGTAGAGGATGCGAAACAAGCTGGTACTATGAAGACGACAACGCCCAGGAGGCAGTCGTCCTTTCCAGCACCGATTGTTACACGTACTGTGAAGGAAGCTTCTCGTGGTATTGGTGAAAAGGCTGCagaaaaacaaaatcagcaaGCAATCAGAGATCAGAGACAACCTGAAATGATGGGATCAGAACGAAGCAATTCTGTAGATCCTAGTGACCAACACACTGAACCCAATGGTGACACTGAGTTGGGTACCCAGGGCTGGTCAAAGAAAATGAatacagaagagccagcctcagaTGGTTATCAGCATCCTgcccaaagacaagcttcattaAAGCAAACCATGGACTTCAAGCAGCCAAAGGGCCGACCATTCTCTTCCCAAAGAACAATTCTAACAGGGCAAAACAATGCTGATCAGAAGCCAGCCAACAAAAGGTCTATTATTTCTAAAAAGAAAACTTTTTTAAACAATGTACAGTATCAGGACTCATCTATTGAGCGACTTATAAGGGAAGTGACAAACGACAAGTTCTGGCATAATCCAG AGGAGGCTGAACTTGAGTGTGTTCCTGGAAGTTTTGAATCTGCTGAGGAGTACATTAGAGTTTTTGAGCCTTTGCTTTTTGAGGAATGCAGAGCTCAGCTTTATAGTTCGTATGAGGAGAGTCTTGAGGCTGTGGGAAGGGATGCACATGTAGCGGTGCAAGTAAAAACCGTGGATAAACGTGAAAGAG GTTGGTATGATGTTGTCGTCCTACCGATACATGAACGTAAATGGAATTTCAAAGAAGGCGATGTTGCTATTCTGTCGTTTCCACATCCTGGTTCAG CTGCTCAATCAGGCCGATCTAGTAGGAGGACTATGAGTTCAAATGAGGATTCTGAACCAGAATGTGGACGGCTTGTCGGTACTGTTAGGCGCCACATGCCTATTGATACACGTGATCCTGTTGGAGCTGTTATCCATTTTTATCTTGGTGATTCATTTGATTCTAACTG TGAGTCTAATGTTCTGCGGAAACTCCAATCTCAGAGTACCTGGTATCTAACTGGACTTGGTTCTCTTGCAACAACACAAAGAGAATATGTTGCTTTGCACGCTTTCCGCCGTCTTAGTGTGCTG ATGCAAAATGCAATACTTCAGCCAAGTCCAGAGCATTTCCCGAAGTATCAAGAGCAACCACCTGCCATTCCAGACTGCTTCACCCCAAATTTTGTTGATCATCTGCATCGTAGTTTCAATGGTCCTCAATTGTCGGCAATTCATTGGGCTGCAACACATACAGCTGCTGGCACAAGCAATGGTGTTGTAAAGAAACAAGAACCATGGCCTTTCACGTTGGTACAAGGTCCTCCTGGGACAGGGAAAACTCATACTGTGTGGGGGATGCTAAATGTTatccatcttgttcagtatcaacaTTACTATGCTGCTTTACTCAAGAAGCTTGCTCCTGAAAGTTACAAGCAAGTTAGTGGTAGCACTAGTACCAGCTTGGAGACTGTTGCGGCAGGGTCAATTGATGAACTACTGCAGAGCATGGATCAGAATCTGTTTCGCACTCTTCCAAAGCTTTGCCCTAAGCCTCGGATGCTTGTATGTGCCCCATCAAATGCTGCAACAGATGAGCTACTTGCTCGTGTTCTTGACCGTGGTTTTATAGATGGTGAAATGAAGGTATATCGCCCTGATGTTGCCCGTGTTGGAGTTGATTCACAGTCTCGTGCTGCACAAGTTGTTTCAGTTGAAAGGAGGACAGATCAGCTTTTACTGATGGGTCGTGAAGACGTAATTGGGTGGCTACATCAGCTGAAAGGCCGTGAGCAGCAGCTATCACAGGAGATTTCCTATCTTCAAAGGGAACTCAATATGGTTGCAGCGGCTGGTAGATCCCAGGGTTCAGTAGGTGTAGATCCTGATGTTCTTGCTCAAAGGGATCGTAACCGTGATATTCTTCTTCAGAAACTTGCTGCGTCAGTTGAAAGCAGGGATAAAGtactggtggagatgtcacagctGCTGATATTAGAAAGCAGGTTCCGTCCTGGCAGCAGCTTTAATATTGAAGATGCTAGGGCTAGTCTGGAAGCCAGTTTTGCCAATGAAGCTGAGATTGTTTTTACAACTGTGTCAAGTAGCGGGCGTAAGTTATTTTCTCGCCTGAGTCATGGCTTTGATATGGTTGTTATTGATGAGGCTGCTCAGGCTAGTGAAGTAGGAGTCCTCCCTCCATTGGCTCTTGGTGCAGCTAGATGTGTCCTGGTTGGTGATCCACAACAACTCCCTGCTACTGTTATTAGCAAAGCAGCTGGAACTTTGCTTTACAGTAGGAGTCTTTTCGAGAGGTTTCAGCAGGCTGGTTGTCCTACCATTTTGTTGTCAGTGCAATACAGGATGCATCCCCAGATCCGTGAATTTCCATCAAAATACTTCTATCAAGGTCGCCTTACAGATAGTGAGAGTGTTGTTAAATTACCTGATGAAGCCTATTACAGAGATGCACTTATGGCACCTTATATCTTTTACGACATGTCACATGGCCGTGAGTCTCATAGGGGTGGGTCATCTTCATATCAGAATATTCATGAAGCGCAGTTTGCATTGCGTTTATATGAGCACCTTCAGAAGTTTCTGAAAGCTAATGGTGCCAAGAAGGTTTCTGTTGGTATAATCACACCAtataagttgcagttgaaatgcctTCAGCGGGAATTCAAGGATGTTATGAATACTGAGGAAGGGAAGGATATCTACATAAATACAGTTGATGCTTTTCAAGGCCAGGAGCGTGATATCATTATTATGTCTTGTGTCCGTGCTTCAAACCATGGTGTAGGTTTTGTCGCTGATATACGTCGTATGAATGTAGCTCTAACTCGAGCAAGGAGAGCTCTATGG GTTGTTGGTAATGCTAATGCTCTCATGCAGTCTGAGGATTGGGCATCACTAATAGCGGATGCAAAGGCCAGGAAATGTTTTATGGACCTGGATAGCATTCCCAAGGACTTCTTACCCATGAGGGTTCCATCCAATACTCCAGGTAGGAATTCTTCCAACAACATCCGGAGGACTGGTGGTGGACCTAGACCAAGACGCTTGGACATGTTCTCAGAACCAAGGGCTGGTATGAACATGAGGCCTGATGAATATGAGCGTCTGAATTCTGTTCCAAGAAATGGTAGCTACAGGAATTTGGATGATTTTGTCCACCCTGGAGATCGCTCCAGGGATAATATGCAGTTTGGACATCCTAGGAGGCCAAATGCTTCTAATGGTAGGAGAGAAGTCTAA